The following proteins are co-located in the Gloeocapsa sp. PCC 7428 genome:
- a CDS encoding phytanoyl-CoA dioxygenase family protein encodes MLRRFKQFNQRLRRELAVFKPEIIGIINDRKEYQRQPQNLFTEQGYEVIPDFLDKQECDRLIKVADSYINNQSYVIAGDCYLLCRKDIHDVDLDVQQIMNAQEIDDQLAQLFNSHIIEDIFEARIGERVVLRNISIKIDNPDTNSKRGYHTDTVTKTVYKVFIYLTDVNECGNGPYTVIPGSHRHTYRRIINYFYGWIKQVLYGSKHSRNYKEDIQLLYSDRQGVPLLAKAGTMIISNQQIVHKGWHQQDKSTRYALVCYVIPAKDYRGQRFSFGRTALQKGVEVISS; translated from the coding sequence ATGCTTAGACGCTTTAAACAATTTAATCAACGTCTTCGGCGAGAATTAGCGGTTTTTAAGCCAGAGATAATAGGAATTATTAATGACCGCAAAGAATATCAACGTCAACCGCAGAATTTGTTTACTGAGCAAGGCTATGAGGTGATTCCGGATTTTTTGGATAAGCAAGAATGCGATCGCTTAATCAAGGTTGCGGATTCTTATATCAATAATCAAAGCTATGTCATTGCTGGAGATTGCTATTTACTTTGTCGAAAAGATATTCATGATGTAGACTTGGACGTTCAACAGATTATGAATGCCCAAGAGATTGACGATCAACTCGCACAATTATTCAATTCACACATCATTGAAGACATTTTTGAAGCGCGTATTGGTGAACGTGTTGTGTTGCGCAATATCTCAATCAAAATTGATAATCCAGATACAAACTCCAAACGCGGATATCATACTGATACTGTGACAAAAACAGTATACAAAGTCTTTATTTATCTCACTGATGTCAACGAGTGTGGTAATGGACCGTATACGGTGATACCAGGTTCGCATCGACATACATACCGAAGAATCATCAATTATTTCTATGGTTGGATAAAGCAAGTACTATACGGTTCAAAACATAGCCGCAACTACAAAGAAGATATTCAACTTCTATATAGCGATCGCCAAGGTGTACCGCTATTGGCTAAAGCAGGAACCATGATCATATCTAATCAACAAATAGTACATAAAGGATGGCACCAGCAAGACAAGAGTACCCGCTACGCGCTAGTTTGCTACGTCATCCCTGCGAAAGATTATCGCGGTCAACGCTTCTCTTTTGGCAGAACCGCATTGCAAAAAGGTGTAGAGGTTATTAGTAGTTAG